Proteins from one Sabethes cyaneus chromosome 2, idSabCyanKW18_F2, whole genome shotgun sequence genomic window:
- the LOC128735619 gene encoding outer dense fiber protein 1-like: MCDPCCSPCDPCYPCYPCVPARCCKSRELRGGVLIANCECLKRNGLQHDCPRSECQGKPCCLTKPEATCCPSTYARRFRNVTMGNKSNPICPKRCRVSTIGSGCNPCGVDCFSCGPCGPCGPCGPCGPCGPCAPCGPCGPCGPCGPCGPCSPCGPVCDPSCPPVCDPCGCVPQGDCGPCGAPTPNCMPCYDPCTPSVPPPCGDLCAPYPTCGPCC, translated from the exons ATGTGCGATCCGTGCTGCTCTCCCTGTGACCCTTGCTATCCCTGCTATCCTTGC GTACCAGCCCGATGCTGCAAAAGTCGAGAATTGCGTGGAGGAGTCCTCATTGCCAACTGTGAATGTCTGAAACGGAATGGATTGCAACACGATTGTCCCCGATCGGAGTGTCAAGGTAAACCTTGCTGTCTCACCAAACCGGAAGCTACGTGCTGTCCATCAACCTACGCTCGACGATTCCGTAATGTAACCATGGGTAACAAAAGCAACCCGATTTGCCCCAAACGCTGTCGAGTCAGTACCATCGGAAGTGGCTGTAATCCCTGTGGGGTAGATTGCTTCTCCTGTGGACCATGCGGACCTTGTGGACCATGTGGACCATGTGGACCATGTGGACCTTGTGCACCGTGTGGACCTTGTGGACCTTGTGGACCATGTGGACCTTGCGGACCGTGTTCTCCGTGCGGTCCTGTATGCGATCCAAGCTGTCCTCCCGTGTGCGATCCTTGTGGCTGCGTTCCCCAGGGTGACTGTGGACCGTGCGGAGCACCAACGCCCAATTGCATGCCGTGCT ATGATCCATGTACACCCAGCGTACCACCACCATGTGGAGATTTGTGTGCCCCTTATCCAACCTGCGGTCCATGCTGCTAA
- the LOC128737238 gene encoding uncharacterized protein LOC128737238 — protein MVKPAARIVIKFLELLGCVACVIAKIITDHEARRVFVRNQKLSREWSLIHNVTWSTGGNAFTNIVYGGYTIVIALMLITRCVDAKSRPNLFEKIVLSLGTLLFFAAGGLVFASIDQVHPDLHDNAIILGCLSFLVAILFIIDLADPLARMSAHMTQTDASTMNAVSRGTEVEKDSLKKDVSTDTESPVYLISKDRYRDMIGPDRPKYYEENGHVDGHAYNDRREPVRQSYRDRPEQRRYSYLERDEPERRSVESIVERKVLPSVQTPVFAHVRAPEESRRIAGKEIQYLPRYDFRDRREYRDAGPYSSRQQLHSTQSSPKAPSYHDNESFVDEISPSRRSTYVPADKYDNEVEVVQITSRPRPPPPAKPITAPATMQESGSGSSCSCRCSQRGSPPKRPGYPQQGRQQQQQPQQPQQQQLAQHPQQQQQHQVQPKPQQSQQQPRQPQSTDEPDVPIKRGYVANAARKWDDRVRSKSQPIIGLNTMV, from the exons ATGGTTAAACCAGCTGCCAGAATAGTgattaaatttctcgaatta CTAGGTTGTGTTGCATGTGTTATCGCTAAAATAATCACCGATCACGAGGCACGCAGAGTGTTCGTGAGAAATCAAAAGCTGTCTAG AGAATGGAGTCTGATACACAACGTAACCTGGAGCACCGGGGGCAACGCATTTACCAATATTGTCTACGGCGGCTACACGATAGTCATCGCACTCATGCTAATTACAAG ATGTGTAGACGCCAAATCAAGACCAAACCTTTTCGAGAAGATTGTTCTCTCCTTAGGCACGTTATTGTTCTTCGCAGCCG GCGGCCTGGTTTTCGCTTCGATAGACCAAGTACATCCGGACCTCCATGACAACGCAATCATTTTGGGTTGTTTATCGTTCCTGGTTGCGATATTATTTATAATCGACTTGGCTGACCCGTTGGCCCGTATGTCCGCACACATGACACAAACCGACGCATCAACAATGAATGCAGTATCTCGAGGTACCGAAGTTGAAAAAGATTCGTTGAAAAAAGACGTTTCCACGGACACGGAGTCGCCGGTCTATCTGATATCCAAAGACCGATACAGAGATATGATTGGGCCGGATAGGCCAAAGTACTATGAAGAAAATGGTCATGTTGATGGGCATGCTTATAATGACCGACGCGAGCCGGTACGGCAAAGCTACCGAGACCGGCCGGAACAGCGACGATACAGCTACCTCGAGAGGGACGAACCTGAAAGACGTAGCGTCGAGTCTATCGTCGAACGCAAGGTACTTCCATCGGTTCAGACTCCGGTGTTCGCTCATGTGCGAGCCCCCGAAGAGAGTCGACGGATTGCCGGTAAAGAAATTCAATACCTACCTCGGTACGACTTCCGCGATCGAAGGGAATATCGCGATGCTGGACCGTACTCCAGCCGACAGCAGCTACACTCCACACAATCATCCCCTAAGGCACCATCCTACCACGATAATGAATCGTTCGTAGACGAAATTTCCCCTTCACGAAGAAGCACATACGTACCGGCTGATAAATATGACAACGAAGTGGAAGTGGTGCAGATTACCAGCCGGCCAAGACCTCCACCACCGGCGAAACCGATTACTGCCCCGGCGACTATGCAAGAATCCGGTTCCGGCTCTAGCTGTAGTTGTCGCTGTTCCCAGCGGGGTTCGCCACCGAAGCGACCGGGGTATCCACAACAGGgacgacagcagcagcagcaaccacagCAACCACAACAACAGCAGCTAGCACAACAtcctcagcagcagcagcagcatcaggtGCAACCAAAACCCCAACAATCGCAGCAGCAACCGAGGCAGCCACAATCAACTGACGAACCGGACGTTCCGATCAAACGCGGTTACGTTGCGAATGCCGCCCGCAAGTGGGACGACCGAGTGAGAAGCAAAAGTCAGCCAATCATTGGACTGAATACGATGGTTTAG